From one Ctenopharyngodon idella isolate HZGC_01 chromosome 15, HZGC01, whole genome shotgun sequence genomic stretch:
- the LOC127496097 gene encoding LINE-1 retrotransposable element ORF2 protein — MTDSDDEQQILRILSWNVNGFNRKRNEVLRQLSLLKADVVFLQETHVGPDRTYSTGSIKVQDLECDYSMAAFTVFKGSSRGVAILFKKNLGCGGFSIDGDGKGRFIIIKCQIWGHDFVFINVYNSNDEKIKFTEFTQISTHIPPSAYLVIGGDFNTVMDADLDKTSNLRNRSHRKSFDALHNFLETLSLVDVWRCLYPEVKSFTYFDGKGQSRLDYFFLRSQNLTSVTTCNIHNRPMYSDKEEYISDHAPLSIQIQTHGPKWQFDSCLLEDKACMEQLSSTIKKISQINTRKKEYLWPGVKVRLICEAIVLQRRLKRSRCSEMIELPQEVEHMDQEGCPGSEESIEVHQTPNTSSQSLLNFLNHLYQIERFDDIKSILFTVLTEPVSRKEILFAILSLPQSESLTADGLTVHFYKHYASKMIDLLQAFFNQIFDLKPMKRTVFESLNRDKYDHTYSYDVQYHCSPMTVVNVDYKILSLILAARLNGVIKHILNPGQSKQHSSVQHCISDQIPVIISLKLDPGALKWPYLFNSLKSVNLPDRFRSVLKLLLMTDYRSQGLRVGCPLTPSLISICLLPLINSINSENRFLGPEVQGEMLKSIINEDRVLVFLSNSNEALDSFEKMLNDFIEASGFIIDEHCSEVFVAGPSRLSLSKDKLKFFKRMDDRFCGVVQEEMVVESSE, encoded by the exons ATGACTGACAGTGATGATGAGCAGCAAATATTAAGGATTCTTTCATGGAATGTTAACGGTTTCAACCGCAAAAGGAATGAGGTTCTTCGTCAGTTAAGTCTTCTAAAGGCTGATGTAGTCTTTCTCCAAGAAACTCATGTGGGTCCAGATAGAACCTACTCAACTGGGAGTATCAAAGTCCAAGATTTGGAATGTGATTACAGCATGGCGGCATTCACTGTATTTAAAGGAAGTTCACGAGGGGTGGCCATACTGTTCAAAAAGAATCTCGGATGTGGTGGTTTCAGTATTGATGGCGACGGAAAGGGGAGATTCATAATaatcaaatgtcaaatttggGGGCATGACTTTGTATTTATCAATGTGTATAACTCAAATGATGAAAAAATTAAGTTTACGGAGTTTACACAAATTTCGACCCACATCCCGCCGTCGGCATATCTGGTGATCGGTGGGGATTTTAACACAGTCATGGACGCCGACCTTGACAAAACGTCAAATTTACGAAATCGAAGTCACCGAAAGTCTTTCGACGCTCTCCACAATTTTTTGGAAACCTTAAGCTTAGTGGATGTCTGGCGTTGTCTTTACCCGGAGGTAAAAAGCTTTACGTATTTTGATGGGAAAGGTCAGTCGAGACTAGACTACTTCTTTTTGCGAAGTCAAAACTTAACAAGCGTAACTACTTGTAACATTCACAACAGACCAATGTACTCGGATAAAGAAGAGTACATTTCTGATCACGCCCCGTTGTCCATTCAAATCCAGACACACGGACCAAAATGGCAGTTTGATTCTTGTCTTCTTGAAGATAAAGCCTGTATGGAACAACTTTCAAGCACAATAAagaaaatttcacaaataaataccaGAAAGAAAGAATACCTGTGGCCAGGAGTGAAGGTCAGGCTTATATGTGAGGCGATAGTTTTGCAAAGACGCCTAAAACGGTCAAGATGCTCAGAGATGATTGAACTTCCTCAAGAGGTTGAACACATGGACCAAGAAG gGTGTCCAGGTTCAGAAGAATCCATTGAGGTTCATCAAACACCAAATACTTCATCCCAGAGTCTTCTGAACTTCTTGAATCATTTATACCAAATTGAGAGATTTGATGACATAAAATCCATCCTGTTTACCGTTCTAACTGAACCAGTTTCGAGAAAAGAGATTCTGTTTGCTATACTGTCCCTGCCTCAGTCTGAAAGTCTAACAGCAGATGGACTCACAGTACATTTCTATAAGCATTATGCTTCTAAAATGATTGACCTCTTACAAGCATTTTTCAATCAAATCTTCGACCTCAAACCAATGAAACGCACAGTTTTTGAATCACTCAACCGAGACAAATACGATCACACCTACAGCTATGATGTTCAATATCACTGCAGTCCGATGACAGTAGTTAATGTGGATTATAAAATTCTGTCTTTGATTCTGGCAGCAAGGCTGAATGGcgttattaaacatattttaaaccCAGGTCAAAGCAAACAACACAGTTCTGTTCAACATTGCATCAGTGATCAAATCCCAGTGattatttcattaaaactaGATCCAGGTGCACTGAAGTGGCCGTATCTGTTCAATAGCTTAAAGTCCGTGAATCTACCCGACAGATTTAGATCCGTGTTGAAGCTGTTGTTGATGACAGATTACAGATCACAAGGTCTGAGGGTGGGATGTCCACTGACTCCTTCACTAATAAGCATCTGCCTTCTTCCTCTGATCAACTCCATTAACAGCGAAAACAGGTTTTTGGGACCTGAAGTCCAAGGAGAAATGCTTAAGTCAATCATCAATGAAGACAGAGTCCTTGTGTTTCTTTCTAATTCTAATGAGGCTTTGGATAGTTTTGAAAAGATGCTCAATGATTTTATTGAGGCATCAGGATTTATCATAGATGAACACTGCTCTGAGGTATTCGTAGCAGGTCCTTCACGCCTCAGTTTAAGCAAAGACAAACTTAAGTTTTTTAAGAGAATGGATGATAGATTCTGTGGTGTTGTACAAGAGGAAATGGTTGTCGAATCGTCAGAATAA